TGGGGACGCTATGGGGATGCTGGCCAGGTCGTGCTGGAGGAAGGCGATATCATCAATATCCCGACCGGCATCTTCCGCGGCTTCGAGAACATCGGCACCGACTACGGCATGATCATGGCGGTTCTCGGTGGTGACGATGCTGGAGGCGGTGTGGTCTGGGCGCCTCAGGTCATCGAGAACGCAAAAGAGCATGGCCTGGTGCTCGGCGAGAACGGCAAGCTTTATGACACCAAGGCGGGCCAATCGCTGCCGGAAGGCGTCCAGCCGATGCCGCTGCTGACCGAGTCAGAGCTGGCAAGGTACCCGGAGCTCCCGGCAAGCGAAGTGGTACCACACTACGTCGCTCGCTACTGGGATCTGATGGCACTGGCTTCCAACAGCCCCGCCAAGGTCATCGGTGAAAATGCCCTGTTACGTGACAAACCCGGCTTCGAGGTCGAGCTACTGACACGCGGCTCTGTTCCCGCTCAACCCGCCAGTTGCGATCAGCACGAGGTACTGATGGTGATGCGCGGACACTGGAAGCTGAACTGGGAAGGCGGCTCCAGGGTATTGGCCCCGGGTGACACCTGCGCGATCCCCCCACAGTTGGCCTATGCCATCGAACCTGCGATGAGCGGTGAAGCCAGCCTCTACCGGGTACGCTCAACCGATGATCCGGCAGGCCCGACATGGCGAGGCTGAACCCGCCGCGGCGCCTTCCGCTGTTGATGCTGCCCGGTATGATGTGCGACGCACGCATGTTCGGCCCTCAGATGGCTGCGCTCTCCGCTGGGCGCAGCTTGATGGTGCCGGATCTGGGCGGCGAGGAAAGCATCGCGGCACTGGCCAGCAAGGTGCTGGATGAGGCTCCGCCGCGCTTTGCGCTGGCGGGGCTTTCCATGGGCGGGATCGTTGCCATGGAGATTCTCGCCCAACAACCAGAGCGAGTGGCAGGAATGGCGCTCATGAACACCAATCCCCGCGCCGAACTACCGGAAGTGCGCGCAGGTCGCGGGCCACAGATCGAAGCCGCGCGCCAGGGGCAGATGCTCGGCCTGATGGAAGAGCACATGTTTCCGCTCTATAGCGTCGGTGATAACTCCGCAATATCCGATATTGCGCGAGACATGGCGAACTCGCTGGGGGCAGAGGTATTCATTCGCCAGTCTCTTGCACTGCGTGATCGCGAAGATCGCTGCGACGTGCTGCAACAGAGCCATATTCCGACCTTGATCCTCGGCGGGCACAACGACCAGTTATGCCCTCCCGAGCGACATGAGTTCATGGCGTCGCTGATGCCGCATGCAAAATTGGTGATGCTGGCAGAAACGGCTCATCTGTCGACACTGGAGCGGCCGGTGGAAACGTCTGCCGCATTGAACGAATGGCTGGATACGTTGCATGACTGAACTCCTCGACCAGAGCATCCGTGAACAACTGCATGAACTGAACGCAGGGCATACCACGGCACAAGCAATACTGGATGCAACGCTTGATCGGATCCGGGACCGAAATCAGCGACTGCACGCTTATGTTCACATCGACGAAAGCGGAGCCAGAGCGCAGGCCCAACGAATCGATCAATTGCGGGCCGCCGGGCTGGATACAGGGCCACTGGGCGGCATTCCTGTCGCGCTCAAGGACCTGATCGATGCCAAAGGGCAGCCAGGATACTGCGGCTCTCATGCCTTCGACGCAAAAGCGCCAGAGCACGATGCCGAAATCGTTGCCCGGTTGCGAGGGGCCGGAGCCATCATTCTCGGTAAGGTGGCCACCTACGAGTTCGCCTTGAATGGTCCCACCTACGACCAGCCCTATCCGATAGCGCGCAATCCGTGGAACCTTGAGCATATTACCGGAGGCTCATCCTCGGGCAGTGCCTCAGCGGTTGCTGGCGGTACAGTCAGAGCGGCCATCGGAACCGACACCGGAGGCTCAGTCAGGAGCCCGGCAAGCTATTGCGGCATCGTCGGGCTGAAACCCAGTACTGGACTGCTGCCGCTCGATGGCGTCTTTCCGCTCTCGCAATCTCTCGACACCCTTGGCGTGCTGGCAATGTGTGTCGACGATGCCGCCATACTGCTCGATGCCATGTCGGCCCAGCAAGGCCAGAGTGCCGCCGCTAGTCGCATCGACCAACCCGTTTCAGGGCTTACGATCGGCTACGCACGCGACTGGATAACCGACAACCCGAATACCGACCCCGCAGTCATCGACCTGCTTGATGCCGCCGCCTCCAGCCTGTCACTGCTCGGCATGCGCGTAACCCCCATCACCATGCCGGATTACCCCGCCAGCGAAGAGGTCGGGCGCATCATCCTGCTTCAGGAAGCATTTCTGAACCACCAACACCGGCTGGGAACACACGGTCAGGACTATGGCGAAGTAACCCGCGAAGTGTTGATGGAGGGAGCAAGCATCAACCCGACCGAAGTCAGCCAGGCACGTGAGATGGCACAGCGCCTGCGAACCGAGGTTGATGACGTCCTCAACACCAGCGGAATCATCATGACCGCGACCACGCTTGGCCCCGCTCCGCCGCTGGGCAACGGCAAAGCCGTCTGGACCCCGATGCGAACCATACCGTTCAACATTACCGGACACCCCGCCATCAGCATCCCGTGCGGCTTTATTGACGGCTTACCCATCGGCTTGCAACTCATCGGCCGCCACGGCGACGAAGCCAGCCTCTGTCAGATCGCCCATGCCTTCGAACAAAGCACGGCGCACTCCGTTCAGCGCCCACCAACACACACCTATTAACTCAATAATAAACAACGTCAGATTTTTCATCATATATCTGCCCCACTAACAGGAGCCGCCCTACAACAAGATTTCACCATGTACGCCAACACACTCCCACGCTATGACAAATAGCTCTTAGACCTACTCATAAAAATAAGGCCCGTACCCCCGGAAGCACCAGCCTCCGGGGCCTCTAACAAATAAATTTCAAAGGAAAACAATGAAAAACATAACAAAATTCCTGTTAATAGGAAGCATTTCAGTCGCAAGCATGCCTACCGCACTTGCATTTGATCTTTATAAGGATGCTGACACAGAACTATCCTTTAGCGGCCGCCTTCAAGCAAGATATAACACCTATCAAGATGGCAGCAGCATGTGGGATACCGGATCGACTCGCTGGGGGCTTTACGCCAAACAGGGAATCAACGCGGATCTGGAAGTAGTTGCAGGCTCAGAATGGACTGTGACTGCCAATGAAGAGAATTATGATGATGACCCTCATGTGCACCAACGACTTCTTTACGCAGGCCTTGATCATGACAGGTATGGGAAACTGATCTTCGGGCAACAATTGAGCGTAGTTTGGGACGTTGCCTGGTGGACAGACCTGGGGCGTAACTATGGCAGCCGAGCATTCGGCATGTATAACTACGCAGATTTTGGCGAGGTCAGCGGCACAGGTCGTGGTGAGAAAGCTCTAACCTGGCGGAATGAGTTTGGCGATTGGAAGCTAGGGCTTCAGTACCAGGGCAAGCGCTCCGATGCAAAGCTTGCCCCTGGCGTAAAGGCAGATTTAGGGTCAGGTGGGGGAGCATCGCTAAGCTACTCACTAGCTGAGCATGTCGAGGTCGGGGCTGCTTATTATCAAAACCGCTATAACGACACAACTCCTGGTTACGGTATATCCTCAGGTGACGATGCTCAACTATGGCTTGCCGGAATATTGTATCTTGACGATAAATGGCATGCGGCCATGACTCTCGCACAGAACAAGAACTGGGAAGTAGCGGAAAACGGGCAAGTGTTCGACTCTCAAGGGGTTCAAGCTTATCTTTACCACCACTTTGAAAATGGGTTGCGCCCAACATTCAACTACAACTGGCTAGAAGATACTGATGGTCGCAGCGGAGGTGAGAAGCGACATACCTATATCTACGGCCTTGAATATCACTTTATGCGTGAAAAATTCCTGGTGTGGGGAGAGTACCAAAACAACCATGGCACAACATGGAGTGGCTCGAGCTACGAAGATTCAGACGATGAATGGACGGCAGGCATCCGCTATTATTTTTAAGTCTGGATCAATAGAGCAAAAAAAGAGCCTTGCAGCACCAGGATAAAGAAAAACGGCCACCGCGATGATTCGCCAAGTGGCCGTTTTTCATGATGTTTATGGCGCGCCCTAAAGGATTCGAACCTTTGACCTTTGCCTCCGGAGGGCAACGCTCTATCCAGCTGAGCTAAGGGCGCACACGCTCATTTACGAGCGTGGCATATCCTACCCTGCACTCTCCTCACTGTCCACCCAGACAGGCCGGAACCCTGCTCCAGCGTGCATTCGTGCCGGTCTGCGGCGATTGGCGAATTTTCGGGATCCGTAGGTTCTCGCTATACTGCCGGCACTGCACGTCGCCAAGCGAAGGAATAGCGCTACGCTGGCACCAATAACAAAGGGAACTGTGGCGCGACTGCAATCGCTCCAGTTGCCGGAATTCAAATAACTACCGTGACTGAGGTGATTAGAGTGAAATTCAGCAAGCTGATCATCGGGTGCCTTGTCGGTATGGGCCTGGCCTCAGGCCAGGCAATGGCCCAGGACGATGCCGATCACGACGCCATCGCCGAACGCTTGAAGCCCGTCGGTGAGGTCTGCCTTCAGGGCGAGGATTGCGGTACAGCCCAGGCTGCCGCAAGCGACTCCGCCGCCAGTTCCGGTGGGGCAGTTGATGGGGAGGCGATCTACGGCAGCGTCTGCATGGCCTGTCATGACACCGGTGCCGCAGGAGCGCCCAAACGCGGGGAGGAAGCGGATTGGACGGAACGTTCCGCTCAGGGCTTCTCCACGCTGCTGGACCACGCCATCAACGGCCTCAATGCCATGCCCCCGCGTGGTGGCAATCCCAACCTGAGCGATGAGGAGGTACGTGCAGCGCTGGTACATCTCGTCGAATCGGTGATGGAGGTTCCCGCTGCCGAGGAAGCTGCCCCGGCCGAAGAGTCCTCAGCGGAAGCGGCAGATGCAGCTGAGAGTGAAACCGCTGATGCGGCCGCTACGGATGCCGACGCGTCGACATCAGAAGAGTCTGCTGGTGATGAGGCGGCTGCTGACGCCGATAGTGCTGCTGAAGGTACCACCGCCAGTGACGAGGCCACAGCCAGCGAAGCAAGCGGTGATGAGGCTGCGGCAGAAGATGATGGTGCCGAAGCAGCCACTGCGGGCATCGATGGGCAGGCTGTCTATGAGAGCGTGTGCTTCGCCTGTCACGACACCGGCGCCGCCAATGCCCCCAAGCGGGGTGACGCTGCCACCTGGGAACCGCGTATCGCCGAAGGCATGGAAACGCTTTATGACCACGCCATCAATGGCCTGAATGCGATGCCGCCCAAGGGTGGCAATCCAAAGCTTTCCGACGAGGAAGTGAAGGCCGCCGTGGACTACATGGTGCAGTAATGCCGAGCATGCAGGCAGTCGATGGGGCTGCCTGCTTTCCCTCTGGGCACAGCGCTCAGCTTATCCACACCCGCCGTCGATCATCGGCCTGTGGATAAACCGAGCACGTCGATCAATCCAGCAGTGAACGCAGTCCGGCAATCGCGCTCTTGCCGCGTTCCTGCTTGCGCTCCGGGTCTTCACGATCCGCGCGCCCTTCCCACTCCAGATCCTCGGGCGGAAGTTCATCGAGGAAGCGGCTGGGGGTGCAGTCCATCAGTTCACCGAACGCCTTGCGTTGGCGGGCCAGGGTCATGGTCAGCGTCTGGCGGGCACGGGTGATGCCGACGTAGGCCAGGCGACGCTCCTCCTCGACAGTGCCCGCTTCGATGGCATTGCGGTGCGGCAGTAGCTCCTCCTCCAGCCCCATCAGATAGACATGCGGAAACTCGAGGCCCTTGGAGGCGTGCATGGTCAGCAACTGCACGCGGTCGGAGTCGTCTTCCTCGGCCTGCTGTTCGAGGATATCGCGCAATACCAGCCGTGAGATGGCGGCATCGACGCTATCGGTCTCGGTATCTTCGCTGGCGGTGCTCTCGTCCGGATCGGCCTTCATCGATTTCTCGAGCTGGTCGATCAAAATCCAGACGTTGCCCATGCGCTTCTCGGCGATGGTCGGCGCACTGGTGTTCTGGTACAACCAGGCCTCGTAATCCATCTCGCGCATCATGTCGCGGATGGCGGCAATCGCATCACCGCCATCCATGCGCCGGCGCACACCCTCGATAAAGTG
This Halomonas huangheensis DNA region includes the following protein-coding sequences:
- a CDS encoding amidase, yielding MTELLDQSIREQLHELNAGHTTAQAILDATLDRIRDRNQRLHAYVHIDESGARAQAQRIDQLRAAGLDTGPLGGIPVALKDLIDAKGQPGYCGSHAFDAKAPEHDAEIVARLRGAGAIILGKVATYEFALNGPTYDQPYPIARNPWNLEHITGGSSSGSASAVAGGTVRAAIGTDTGGSVRSPASYCGIVGLKPSTGLLPLDGVFPLSQSLDTLGVLAMCVDDAAILLDAMSAQQGQSAAASRIDQPVSGLTIGYARDWITDNPNTDPAVIDLLDAAASSLSLLGMRVTPITMPDYPASEEVGRIILLQEAFLNHQHRLGTHGQDYGEVTREVLMEGASINPTEVSQAREMAQRLRTEVDDVLNTSGIIMTATTLGPAPPLGNGKAVWTPMRTIPFNITGHPAISIPCGFIDGLPIGLQLIGRHGDEASLCQIAHAFEQSTAHSVQRPPTHTY
- a CDS encoding c-type cytochrome; translated protein: MKFSKLIIGCLVGMGLASGQAMAQDDADHDAIAERLKPVGEVCLQGEDCGTAQAAASDSAASSGGAVDGEAIYGSVCMACHDTGAAGAPKRGEEADWTERSAQGFSTLLDHAINGLNAMPPRGGNPNLSDEEVRAALVHLVESVMEVPAAEEAAPAEESSAEAADAAESETADAAATDADASTSEESAGDEAAADADSAAEGTTASDEATASEASGDEAAAEDDGAEAATAGIDGQAVYESVCFACHDTGAANAPKRGDAATWEPRIAEGMETLYDHAINGLNAMPPKGGNPKLSDEEVKAAVDYMVQ
- a CDS encoding alpha/beta fold hydrolase — translated: MARLNPPRRLPLLMLPGMMCDARMFGPQMAALSAGRSLMVPDLGGEESIAALASKVLDEAPPRFALAGLSMGGIVAMEILAQQPERVAGMALMNTNPRAELPEVRAGRGPQIEAARQGQMLGLMEEHMFPLYSVGDNSAISDIARDMANSLGAEVFIRQSLALRDREDRCDVLQQSHIPTLILGGHNDQLCPPERHEFMASLMPHAKLVMLAETAHLSTLERPVETSAALNEWLDTLHD
- a CDS encoding cupin domain-containing protein; the protein is MTLSPEEMEARIVRYGDLKPCRSAFIDAHTPGSNQKENFTIVGGGVSESSDQHVHISDTPGFNIGAAGQPPKCLNSLHTHSTAEVFFVLSGRWRFFWGRYGDAGQVVLEEGDIINIPTGIFRGFENIGTDYGMIMAVLGGDDAGGGVVWAPQVIENAKEHGLVLGENGKLYDTKAGQSLPEGVQPMPLLTESELARYPELPASEVVPHYVARYWDLMALASNSPAKVIGENALLRDKPGFEVELLTRGSVPAQPASCDQHEVLMVMRGHWKLNWEGGSRVLAPGDTCAIPPQLAYAIEPAMSGEASLYRVRSTDDPAGPTWRG
- a CDS encoding porin → MKNITKFLLIGSISVASMPTALAFDLYKDADTELSFSGRLQARYNTYQDGSSMWDTGSTRWGLYAKQGINADLEVVAGSEWTVTANEENYDDDPHVHQRLLYAGLDHDRYGKLIFGQQLSVVWDVAWWTDLGRNYGSRAFGMYNYADFGEVSGTGRGEKALTWRNEFGDWKLGLQYQGKRSDAKLAPGVKADLGSGGGASLSYSLAEHVEVGAAYYQNRYNDTTPGYGISSGDDAQLWLAGILYLDDKWHAAMTLAQNKNWEVAENGQVFDSQGVQAYLYHHFENGLRPTFNYNWLEDTDGRSGGEKRHTYIYGLEYHFMREKFLVWGEYQNNHGTTWSGSSYEDSDDEWTAGIRYYF